One window of Deltaproteobacteria bacterium genomic DNA carries:
- a CDS encoding phosphoadenylyl-sulfate reductase: protein MSAKVWTEEELSRVNEELDSKGPEDALRWALDNFHPNVALACSYGPEDVALVDMLLRIRPDARVFYLDTELLFKETYDVRDRIAEKYGLKAERFASRMSLEEMEKEYGPELWKRDPKKCCQIRKISALKEALGTLSAWITGIRREQSPTRANAPIVGWDSLFNLVKINPLVKWTEAQVWEYIRSNDVPYNVLHDRNYPSIGCEPCTQPVKPGEDPRAGRWAGHAKTECGLHKDE from the coding sequence ATGTCAGCAAAGGTATGGACCGAAGAGGAACTGAGCAGGGTCAACGAAGAGCTCGACTCCAAGGGGCCCGAGGACGCCCTGCGGTGGGCGCTCGACAACTTTCACCCCAACGTGGCGCTCGCCTGCAGCTACGGCCCCGAGGACGTGGCCCTGGTGGACATGCTGCTCAGGATAAGGCCCGATGCGAGGGTCTTTTACCTCGACACGGAGCTGCTCTTCAAGGAGACCTACGACGTGCGCGACAGGATAGCCGAGAAGTACGGCCTCAAGGCCGAGCGTTTCGCTTCCAGGATGTCGCTTGAGGAGATGGAAAAGGAGTACGGCCCCGAGCTCTGGAAGCGCGACCCCAAGAAGTGCTGCCAGATACGCAAGATATCGGCCCTCAAGGAGGCGCTGGGAACGCTGTCGGCCTGGATAACGGGCATCCGCCGCGAACAGTCGCCCACAAGGGCCAACGCCCCCATCGTGGGCTGGGACTCGCTCTTCAACCTCGTGAAGATCAACCCGCTGGTCAAGTGGACCGAGGCCCAGGTCTGGGAGTACATCCGCAGTAACGACGTGCCCTACAACGTGCTCCACGACCGCAACTACCCCAGCATCGGCTGCGAGCCCTGTACCCAGCCCGTCAAGCCCGGCGAGGACCCCAGGGCCGGCCGCTGGGCGGGCCACGCAAAGACCGAGTGCGGGCTCCACAAGGACGAGTAG
- a CDS encoding universal stress protein, with protein sequence METVLVVLTTSRSSQRAVDYAVERAARQGARLLALFLVESEIAKGIFDTFSDIGFIGERPSAELTEAVMREYRLRGRERLAAVGEAARKRGVPFEARMEEGDFLPTVLRVIEESGAATAVVARRKLKTLRRYFSASLSEELREKAPCEVVIFDE encoded by the coding sequence ATGGAGACCGTGCTCGTCGTGCTCACCACGTCGAGGTCCTCGCAGCGGGCCGTCGACTACGCCGTTGAGAGGGCCGCCCGCCAGGGAGCGCGCCTTCTCGCCCTCTTCCTCGTGGAGTCGGAGATCGCCAAGGGCATATTCGACACCTTCAGCGACATCGGCTTCATAGGCGAGAGGCCATCGGCGGAGCTCACCGAGGCGGTCATGCGCGAGTACAGGCTGCGCGGCCGCGAGCGGCTCGCGGCGGTCGGGGAGGCGGCCCGCAAAAGGGGCGTTCCCTTCGAGGCGAGGATGGAGGAGGGGGACTTCCTGCCCACCGTGCTGCGCGTCATAGAGGAGAGCGGAGCCGCCACGGCCGTCGTCGCAAGGAGGAAGCTCAAGACCCTCAGGCGCTACTTCTCGGCCTCGCTCTCCGAGGAGCTCAGGGAGAAGGCCCCCTGCGAGGTCGTGATCTTCGACGAGTAA